The genomic interval GTAATTCAGGTCGTCGTCAAAATTTGGGCCGCAGTGCTCCCTCCAGCGATAAGTACGGAATTCGATGAACTGGGGACCCCGGCCAAGCCTTGCGTTGTCGATCGCTTCGCTGGAAATATTCAGGACCTCCTCCACATCGTTGCCGTTGCCGGAAAAAGCCGCCATGCCATGCGCCTCGGCCAGTCGGTAAATCGGTCGGTCGGGCTGCCGTTCGTTGCGCCGCGTGTAAACGGAGAAATCGTTGTTTTCGCAGACGAATAGCACCGGCAATTTGTGCAGCGCCGCAAAATTCAAGGATTCGTGGACGACACCCTCCTCGAAGCAGCCATCGCCGAAAAAAACCACGGTGACTTGATCGCTTTGCTTGAGCGAAGATGCCCATGCGGACCCAACCGCCAGCGGCACGGTCCCGCCGACGATAGGCGTAGAGCCCATGAATCCGACATCCAGATCGATGAGATGCATGGAGCCGCCGCGTCCCCCGCAGCATCCTGTGGCCCGGCCATACAATTCGGCCAGCATGGCGTTCAAATTTCCGCCTTTGGCAAGATAATGTCCGTGCGCTCTATGGTTGCTGAACACCCGGTCGGTAGGGTGGAGTGCCGCGCAGACGCCGACGGCGATGGCCTCCTGCCCGATACACAGATGCATCGGGCAGCGCATCTCCTGTTCGGCGTAACGGTCTGCCAACGCCTCCTCGATACGCCGGATTCTGAGCATCGATTTGAACAATCTGGCTGGTTGCATTTGTTGCATGGAAAGAAGCTCAGATGAAATTGACATGAGGTACCAGATGCTGGTCGATCCGATGCAGGTAGCGATTGACCTCGTCCATCCGGCAATTTACCCGGCAATCCTTTATGTCCAGCTGATCCCGGATAAAGTGGAAGTTCTGGCGTCGTTGCTCGCTTTCCCAGATGTCCTTGAAGGTGCTCTGGTTGATGTTGCCATACTCGAAGCGTTTGTCCAGAAGGTAAGCACTGCAACCGTAAAGGGCACCGTTGGCCATCAAATAGGCCCAGACGAAGGGTGTGGCATAACAGCGCGGATAGCGTGTGGATTCCTTAGCCAAGGTTTTTTTCATGGTATGGCCACGAAAAATCACCTGGAAGGAATCGGTGTTGTATGCGGCCAGCCTTTCTCCAAGGTGGATCAGAGCGCTGTAGTCCAGGTCGCTGTAAATTCTGGTGTCGCTGCTCAAATGCTGTGAGTAGGGCTTGATCACCAGGTAATCGAGCCCGATCTCGTCACGACAGATTTGCGCCAGGGTCTCCATCTCGTTCATGTTCTCGGGCAACAGAAGGGACTGGGCGCCGATGGTGCAGTTCAGGTTTTGCGCCTTTTTCATCGCAACGGCGCGTTTCAGGTTGGCGATCACGCGCTCGAAATCCACTTCCTTAGTCTGGTGTATTTTGGCGTAGCTGGCGGCGGTTCCTGCGTT from Sulfurimicrobium lacus carries:
- a CDS encoding thiamine pyrophosphate-dependent dehydrogenase E1 component subunit alpha, with amino-acid sequence MQQMQPARLFKSMLRIRRIEEALADRYAEQEMRCPMHLCIGQEAIAVGVCAALHPTDRVFSNHRAHGHYLAKGGNLNAMLAELYGRATGCCGGRGGSMHLIDLDVGFMGSTPIVGGTVPLAVGSAWASSLKQSDQVTVVFFGDGCFEEGVVHESLNFAALHKLPVLFVCENNDFSVYTRRNERQPDRPIYRLAEAHGMAAFSGNGNDVEEVLNISSEAIDNARLGRGPQFIEFRTYRWREHCGPNFDDDLNYRSTQEIESGMGDCPIASHAAELTLKDASFSRDIEKYEDEIRQEIAAAFEFALSSKKPTSEDACGKVYA
- a CDS encoding radical SAM protein — protein: MSDTYGIDSHKLMYHPARTAQLLEVGNDWEKAKQVYPIYIEISPVGACNHRCTFCAVDYIGYQSVMLDAEILKARLAEMGALGVKSVMYAGEGEPLLHKKIDEIVIATKEAGIDVAFTTNGVAMTERFLQTLPHISWIKVSLNAGTAASYAKIHQTKEVDFERVIANLKRAVAMKKAQNLNCTIGAQSLLLPENMNEMETLAQICRDEIGLDYLVIKPYSQHLSSDTRIYSDLDYSALIHLGERLAAYNTDSFQVIFRGHTMKKTLAKESTRYPRCYATPFVWAYLMANGALYGCSAYLLDKRFEYGNINQSTFKDIWESEQRRQNFHFIRDQLDIKDCRVNCRMDEVNRYLHRIDQHLVPHVNFI